A genomic window from Herbiconiux aconitum includes:
- a CDS encoding SDR family oxidoreductase, with amino-acid sequence MSKIVVVGGTGLIGAKTVALLQAGGHEGVAAARATGVNSYTGDGLADALEGAQTVVDTSNSSYTDEAGALDFFETSTLNLLSYGAAAGVANHVALSVVGTERLAATEGGYFRAKHAQERLIRESGRAFTIVHGTQFFEFIGSIADAAVDGDRVRVAEAFIRPMAADDVAAAVVRAALAAPVGGIVENAGPEEGQLDGFVRRRLAFANDPREVAADPLAAYFGSRLGARDLLPGRDATLATTDFDTWSRAALVH; translated from the coding sequence ATGTCGAAGATCGTCGTCGTAGGCGGCACCGGGCTCATCGGCGCCAAGACCGTCGCCCTGCTGCAGGCGGGCGGACACGAAGGGGTGGCCGCCGCGCGTGCCACCGGCGTCAACTCCTACACCGGCGACGGACTGGCGGATGCCCTCGAGGGCGCCCAGACCGTCGTCGACACCTCCAACTCCTCCTACACCGACGAGGCCGGCGCACTCGACTTCTTCGAGACCTCGACGCTCAACCTGCTGAGCTACGGCGCGGCCGCCGGGGTCGCCAACCACGTGGCGCTCTCGGTGGTCGGCACCGAACGCCTCGCCGCCACCGAGGGCGGCTACTTCCGGGCCAAGCACGCGCAGGAGCGGCTGATCCGCGAGTCGGGGCGGGCCTTCACCATCGTGCACGGCACCCAGTTCTTCGAGTTCATCGGCAGCATCGCAGATGCCGCGGTCGACGGCGACCGGGTGCGGGTGGCGGAGGCGTTCATCCGGCCGATGGCGGCCGATGATGTGGCGGCAGCGGTCGTGCGAGCGGCCCTCGCGGCCCCGGTCGGCGGCATCGTGGAGAACGCCGGACCCGAGGAAGGGCAGCTCGACGGATTCGTGCGGCGGCGCCTCGCCTTCGCGAACGATCCGCGCGAGGTCGCGGCCGATCCGCTCGCCGCCTACTTCGGCAGCCGCCTCGGCGCACGCGACCTGCTGCCGGGCCGGGATGCGACGCTCGCGACCACCGACTTCGACACCTGGAGCCGCGCGGCCCTGGTGCACTGA
- a CDS encoding cell wall-binding repeat-containing protein produces MIATTAIAAVLISALGPLGSSPAEASTGTVVLPDRPDTFFLDASYDTGPGDVLPAIPSSVETFTLLLPAQTTLFDLDSIDVGFASDQYTATIPATIDPATNSVTVPIPAGALTSMATPEGTSQLRYGVYEQTADPDDPLAKVSHVGLGGFLRIVPADGTTSFSKDLARAESSEFSLLKQYTLPENDDWVVPGGAIKIQTPTGMTWNPDNEAELASATDEREMGQISQPRGPAHSGLHLSTSLNEAGFVLTARAPVDPPLTSVFTDHDGFTNLHLVSRATDDPFAADIDLIMTGTFADTTTIPGVLSSRTSGPDRFRGAIAMSIAAHREWTYYFDPVPVVYIASGMNFPDALSAAPIAAAAGGPLLLVPPTVDDSVDGEINRLGAPRIVIVGGENSVSAEWQAHFEAKFYSDRVTRLSGPDRYAASRALAAASFPSGASTAFLATGANYPDALSAVSSAASIGAPVILVPGTAATLDAATASLLESLGVSHVTIVGGPASVSPGIEADVTALVPDTIRLGGSDRFEAATSVNAHYFSTATRTYLASGLTFPDALAGGVLAAVNHAPLLLAHTDCVPSTTLQTMAHWGTSQVSVLGGTATLNRAAAALTACH; encoded by the coding sequence TTGATCGCGACGACGGCGATCGCGGCGGTGCTCATCAGCGCCCTCGGCCCCCTCGGCTCGAGTCCGGCCGAGGCGTCGACCGGGACGGTGGTGCTGCCCGATCGACCCGACACCTTCTTCCTCGACGCGTCGTACGACACGGGCCCAGGCGACGTGCTGCCTGCGATCCCGAGCTCGGTGGAGACGTTCACCCTCCTCCTGCCGGCGCAGACCACACTCTTCGATCTCGACTCGATCGACGTCGGATTCGCGAGCGACCAGTACACCGCGACCATCCCCGCCACCATCGACCCGGCCACGAACTCCGTCACGGTGCCGATCCCGGCGGGCGCGCTGACGTCGATGGCGACCCCGGAGGGAACGTCCCAGCTCCGTTACGGGGTGTACGAGCAGACCGCCGATCCCGATGATCCCCTCGCCAAGGTCAGCCACGTCGGGCTGGGTGGTTTTCTGCGGATCGTCCCGGCCGACGGCACGACGTCGTTCAGCAAAGACCTCGCGCGGGCGGAGTCGAGCGAGTTCTCGCTGCTCAAGCAGTACACCCTCCCGGAGAACGACGACTGGGTCGTTCCCGGAGGCGCGATCAAGATCCAGACGCCGACGGGCATGACCTGGAACCCCGACAACGAGGCCGAGCTCGCCTCGGCCACCGACGAGCGCGAAATGGGGCAGATCTCGCAGCCACGTGGCCCCGCACACTCCGGTCTGCACCTGAGCACCTCGCTGAACGAGGCGGGATTCGTGCTGACGGCACGCGCGCCCGTGGACCCGCCGCTGACGTCGGTCTTCACCGACCACGACGGCTTCACGAACCTCCATCTGGTGTCCCGCGCCACCGACGACCCGTTCGCCGCCGACATCGACCTGATCATGACGGGCACGTTCGCCGACACGACGACGATTCCCGGCGTGCTCTCGAGCCGCACCTCCGGACCCGACCGCTTCCGCGGCGCGATCGCCATGTCGATCGCCGCGCACCGCGAGTGGACGTATTATTTCGATCCGGTGCCGGTCGTCTACATCGCCTCGGGCATGAACTTCCCCGATGCGCTGAGCGCCGCGCCGATCGCCGCCGCGGCCGGCGGACCTCTGCTGCTGGTGCCACCGACCGTCGACGACTCCGTCGACGGGGAGATCAACCGGCTCGGAGCCCCCCGCATCGTCATCGTCGGTGGGGAGAACTCCGTCTCCGCCGAGTGGCAGGCCCACTTCGAAGCGAAGTTCTACTCCGACAGGGTCACTCGGCTCTCGGGGCCCGATCGATACGCGGCATCACGCGCGCTCGCGGCGGCCAGCTTCCCGAGCGGCGCATCGACGGCCTTCCTCGCCACCGGCGCCAACTACCCGGATGCGCTGTCGGCCGTCTCGTCGGCGGCCTCCATCGGCGCCCCGGTCATCCTGGTGCCGGGCACCGCGGCCACCCTGGATGCCGCCACCGCGAGCCTGCTCGAGAGCCTCGGTGTCTCGCACGTGACCATCGTCGGCGGGCCGGCGAGCGTGTCGCCCGGGATCGAAGCCGACGTGACCGCGCTCGTTCCCGACACGATCCGGCTGGGCGGCTCCGACCGCTTCGAAGCCGCGACCTCGGTGAACGCGCACTACTTCAGCACGGCGACCCGCACCTACCTGGCGTCGGGACTCACGTTCCCCGACGCCTTGGCCGGCGGGGTGCTGGCGGCGGTCAACCATGCTCCCCTGCTGCTCGCGCACACCGATTGCGTGCCCTCGACGACTCTTCAGACCATGGCGCACTGGGGCACCAGCCAGGTCTCGGTTCTGGGAGGAACGGCCACGCTCAACCGCGCGGCCGCGGCCCTGACCGCCTGTCACTAG